From the Nitrobacter hamburgensis X14 genome, one window contains:
- the lepB gene encoding signal peptidase I, which translates to MGVTSGTKTESGVGETIRVVIHALLIALVIRTFLFQPFNIPSGSMKATLLVGDYLFVSKYSYGYSRYSIPFSPPLFSGRVFGSEPSRGDVVVFRLPKDTTTDYIKRVIGMPGDRIQMKEGLLYINDTPVQRERLPDFVGEDPCGSDATARVKQWRETLPNGVTYKTLDCVDNGFYDNTNVYVVPAGHFFMMGDNRDNSTDSRVLSAVGYVPFENLVGRAQMIFFSIAEGGHAWEVWRWPTAVRWNRIFSFVR; encoded by the coding sequence ATGGGCGTGACATCCGGAACCAAAACTGAAAGCGGCGTCGGCGAGACCATCCGTGTCGTCATCCATGCTCTCCTAATCGCGCTGGTGATCCGAACCTTCCTGTTCCAGCCGTTCAACATCCCCTCGGGATCGATGAAGGCGACGCTGCTGGTCGGTGACTACCTGTTCGTTTCGAAATACTCATATGGCTACAGTCGCTATTCCATCCCGTTCTCGCCGCCGCTGTTTTCGGGGCGTGTTTTCGGCTCCGAACCGAGTCGCGGCGATGTCGTGGTGTTTCGCCTGCCGAAGGACACCACCACCGACTACATCAAGCGGGTGATCGGGATGCCGGGCGACCGCATCCAGATGAAGGAGGGGCTGCTCTACATCAACGACACGCCGGTGCAGCGCGAACGGCTGCCGGATTTCGTCGGGGAAGACCCCTGCGGCTCCGATGCGACGGCGCGGGTCAAGCAATGGCGGGAAACGCTGCCGAACGGCGTCACCTACAAGACGCTCGATTGTGTCGACAACGGTTTCTACGACAATACCAACGTCTACGTCGTGCCGGCGGGCCATTTCTTCATGATGGGTGACAACCGCGACAACTCGACCGACAGCCGCGTGCTCTCCGCGGTCGGCTATGTGCCGTTCGAGAACCTGGTCGGACGGGCGCAGATGATCTTCTTCTCGATCGCGGAGGGCGGGCATGCCTGGGAGGTCTGGCGCTGGCCCACCGCGGTGCGGTGGAATCGCATATTCTCCTTTGTGCGATGA
- a CDS encoding pyridoxine 5'-phosphate synthase, translated as MLNSPSIRLGVNVDHVATVRNARGGDRPDVVRIALAAIAAGADGITAHLREDRRHIRDTDMARLKAEIAKPLNFEMAATAEMQRIALATKPHAVCLVPERREELTTEGGLDVVGQYNALAPFIAKLNDAGIRVSLFISADARQIEMATKLRAPAIEIHTGGWCDAVVDGHREKADLEWRRIVEGVALARSAGLEVHAGHGLDYDTAETIAALPEIAELNIGYFMIGEALLVGIAETVRTMRAAMDRGRAILKTRMA; from the coding sequence ATGTTGAATTCTCCTTCCATACGCCTCGGAGTTAATGTTGATCACGTCGCCACTGTGCGCAACGCGCGCGGCGGCGATCGGCCGGATGTGGTGCGGATCGCGCTAGCGGCGATCGCGGCCGGCGCCGACGGCATCACCGCGCATCTGCGCGAGGATCGGCGCCATATTCGCGATACCGACATGGCGCGGCTGAAGGCTGAAATTGCAAAACCTCTCAATTTCGAGATGGCGGCGACGGCCGAGATGCAACGGATCGCGCTGGCCACCAAACCGCATGCGGTTTGTCTGGTCCCGGAGCGGCGGGAGGAGCTCACCACCGAAGGCGGCCTCGATGTGGTCGGCCAATACAATGCGCTGGCGCCTTTCATCGCGAAACTGAACGATGCCGGTATCCGGGTCTCACTGTTCATTTCCGCCGATGCCCGCCAGATCGAGATGGCGACGAAACTGCGTGCGCCGGCGATCGAGATTCACACCGGCGGCTGGTGCGATGCCGTCGTCGATGGTCACAGGGAGAAGGCGGACCTCGAATGGCGCCGTATTGTCGAAGGCGTCGCGCTGGCCAGGTCGGCTGGCCTTGAGGTTCACGCCGGGCATGGACTCGATTATGACACGGCGGAAACGATCGCGGCGCTGCCTGAGATCGCTGAGCTCAACATCGGTTACTTCATGATCGGCGAGGCGTTGCTCGTCGGGATCGCCGAGACCGTTCGCACCATGCGCGCTGCCATGGATCGCGGACGCGCCATCCTGAAGACGCGTATGGCATGA
- the smpB gene encoding SsrA-binding protein SmpB — MAEKNERAIKVVAENRKARFNYAIEDTVEAGIALTGTEVKSVRNGKTTIAESYADSKNGEIWLINANIPEYLQANRFNHEPKRPRKLLLHRKQINKLLGAVDREGMTLIPLKLYFNERGRAKLLLAVAKGKKLHDKRESEKKRDWGREKGRLLRARG; from the coding sequence ATGGCCGAGAAGAACGAGCGCGCGATCAAGGTCGTCGCTGAAAACCGCAAGGCGCGGTTCAACTATGCGATCGAGGATACCGTCGAGGCCGGCATTGCGCTGACCGGAACCGAGGTCAAGTCGGTCCGCAACGGCAAGACCACGATTGCCGAATCCTACGCCGATTCGAAAAACGGCGAGATCTGGCTGATCAATGCCAACATCCCCGAATACCTGCAAGCCAACCGCTTCAATCACGAGCCGAAGCGGCCGCGCAAGCTGCTGCTGCACAGGAAGCAGATCAACAAGCTGCTGGGCGCGGTCGATCGCGAGGGCATGACGCTGATTCCGCTCAAGCTCTATTTCAACGAACGCGGACGGGCCAAGCTGCTGCTGGCGGTCGCCAAGGGCAAGAAGCTGCACGACAAGCGCGAGAGCGAGAAGAAGCGCGACTGGGGCCGCGAGAAAGGCCGGTTGCTGCGGGCGAGGGGATGA
- a CDS encoding NYN domain-containing protein, whose amino-acid sequence MSSASNKIALFIDGANLYATAKTLGFDIDYKRLLKEFQSRGTLVRAFYYTAIIEDQEYSSIRPLIDWLDYNGYTVVTKATKEFVDASGRRKVKGNMDIELAVDAMELAEHVDQIVLFSGDGDFRSLVEAVQRRGVRVTVVSTISSQPPMIADELRRQADVFTDLVELQPKLGRDPSERSAPRHHAPQFLQRATTVAPRHDDDDFED is encoded by the coding sequence ATGTCATCTGCCTCCAACAAGATCGCGCTCTTTATCGATGGCGCCAATCTCTACGCAACCGCCAAGACGCTCGGCTTCGACATCGACTACAAGCGCCTCCTGAAGGAATTTCAGTCGCGGGGCACGCTTGTCCGTGCCTTCTATTACACCGCGATCATCGAGGATCAGGAATACTCGTCGATCCGGCCACTGATCGACTGGCTCGACTACAACGGCTACACGGTCGTCACCAAGGCCACCAAGGAATTCGTCGACGCCAGCGGCCGCCGCAAGGTCAAGGGCAACATGGACATCGAACTCGCGGTCGATGCCATGGAGCTTGCCGAACACGTCGACCAGATCGTGCTGTTCTCGGGCGACGGCGATTTCCGCTCCCTGGTCGAAGCGGTGCAGCGCCGCGGCGTTCGCGTGACCGTTGTTTCCACGATCTCAAGCCAACCGCCGATGATCGCCGATGAACTGCGCCGCCAGGCAGACGTCTTCACCGATCTCGTCGAGTTGCAACCGAAACTCGGCCGCGACCCGTCGGAGCGTTCGGCGCCGCGCCACCATGCGCCGCAGTTCCTGCAGCGGGCTACCACCGTGGCGCCTCGGCACGATGACGACGACTTCGAGGACTGA
- the era gene encoding GTPase Era: MSETGATAATRCGFVALIGAPNVGKSTLVNALVGSKVTIVSRKVQTTRALIRGIVVENNAQIILVDTPGIFAPKRRLDRAMVSTAWSGAHDADLVCALLDARAGVDDEADVILTKLAGVAHPKILVLNKIDLVPREKLLALASAANGRMAFEDTFMVSALSGDGVDDLRRALAERVPEGPFHYPEDQMSDAPLRHLAAEITREKIYRHLHQELPYQSTVETDTWTERNDKSVRIEQTIFVERDSQRKIVLGKNGATIKAIGADSRKEIGEILGQPVHLFLFVKVRENWGDDPNRYREMGLEFPKK, encoded by the coding sequence GTGAGCGAGACCGGCGCGACTGCTGCCACGCGATGCGGTTTCGTTGCGTTGATCGGGGCGCCGAACGTCGGCAAGTCCACCCTGGTCAATGCGCTGGTCGGCTCGAAAGTCACCATCGTCTCGCGCAAGGTGCAGACCACCCGTGCGCTGATCCGCGGCATCGTCGTCGAGAACAATGCCCAGATCATTTTGGTCGATACGCCCGGCATCTTCGCGCCGAAGCGGCGGCTCGACCGCGCGATGGTTTCGACCGCGTGGAGCGGGGCCCACGACGCCGATCTCGTCTGCGCGCTACTCGACGCACGTGCGGGGGTCGATGACGAGGCCGACGTCATCCTGACGAAACTCGCAGGCGTTGCGCATCCGAAAATTCTGGTGCTGAACAAGATCGATCTCGTGCCCCGCGAAAAACTGCTGGCGCTGGCCAGCGCGGCCAACGGGCGCATGGCCTTCGAGGATACGTTCATGGTGTCGGCGCTGTCGGGTGACGGCGTCGATGATCTGCGCCGCGCGCTGGCCGAGCGCGTGCCGGAAGGGCCGTTTCACTACCCGGAAGACCAGATGTCGGACGCGCCGCTGCGTCATCTCGCTGCCGAAATCACCCGCGAGAAAATCTATCGCCATCTGCATCAGGAATTGCCGTATCAATCCACCGTCGAGACCGACACCTGGACCGAGCGCAACGACAAGTCGGTTCGCATCGAGCAGACCATCTTTGTGGAGCGCGACAGCCAGCGTAAGATCGTGCTGGGCAAGAATGGCGCGACCATCAAGGCGATCGGCGCCGACTCCCGCAAGGAGATCGGCGAGATCCTTGGCCAGCCGGTGCATCTGTTCCTGTTCGTGAAGGTGCGTGAGAACTGGGGCGACGACCCGAACCGTTATCGCGAAATGGGACTGGAATTTCCCAAAAAATAG
- the recO gene encoding DNA repair protein RecO — MEWTDDGIVLGVRRHGESSAIVELLTRGHGRHLGLVRGGAGSRMRPLLQPGNSVSALWRARLDEHLGAYALEGTRMRAANLLGASHATYGVTHLASLARLLPERDPHDGIFERLERTLDDFDTAGEAAIHLIRFELAMLTELGFGLDLSTCVATGTTTELIYVSPKSGGAVSRQAGEPWRDRLLRLPPFLREADEEQSGWSDQDLLDGFELTGRFLLRHVLEPRGQGHSDARAGFINAVVKHQARASAAAISG, encoded by the coding sequence ATGGAATGGACCGACGATGGCATCGTGCTCGGGGTGCGGCGGCATGGCGAATCCTCAGCCATCGTCGAACTGCTGACGCGCGGCCACGGCCGCCATCTCGGCCTTGTGCGCGGAGGGGCGGGATCGCGGATGCGCCCGCTGTTGCAGCCCGGAAATTCGGTCAGCGCGCTGTGGCGCGCGCGGCTCGACGAACATCTCGGCGCCTATGCGCTGGAAGGCACCCGGATGCGAGCCGCCAACCTGCTCGGTGCATCCCATGCGACCTATGGCGTGACCCACCTGGCGTCGCTGGCGCGGCTGTTGCCCGAGCGCGATCCGCATGACGGCATTTTCGAGAGGCTGGAACGGACGCTGGACGATTTCGACACGGCGGGCGAGGCGGCGATCCATCTGATCCGGTTCGAACTGGCGATGCTGACCGAACTCGGTTTCGGCCTCGATCTATCGACGTGTGTGGCGACTGGTACCACCACCGAACTGATCTACGTCTCACCGAAATCGGGCGGGGCGGTGTCGCGGCAGGCCGGCGAGCCGTGGCGCGACCGGCTGCTGCGGCTGCCACCGTTTCTGCGCGAGGCTGACGAAGAACAAAGCGGCTGGTCGGATCAGGACTTGCTGGATGGATTCGAACTGACAGGCCGGTTCCTGCTGCGCCACGTGCTGGAGCCGCGGGGGCAAGGACATTCTGATGCGCGCGCCGGGTTCATCAACGCAGTTGTGAAGCATCAGGCGCGGGCGAGCGCAGCGGCGATTTCCGGATAG
- a CDS encoding RelA/SpoT family protein, whose product MQTATNSVGEAPTPAAPAPARPPRPRMMRQYDLVERVRSYNPDTNEDLLNRAYVYAMKAHGEQIRASGDPYFSHPLEVAAILTGLKLDDATIVAALLHDTIEDTEATRAEIDNMFGHEIGTLVEGLTKLKRLELVSREAKQAENLRKLLLAIAEDVRVLLIKLADRLHNMRTLEFVPPASRQRIAEETLDIYAPLAGRMGMQEMREELEDLAFHTLDPEAHAVVSQRLDALAERNRNLIGEIENQLTTSLANKGITAHVNGRRKQPFSIWTKMERKSVGFEQLSDIFGFRVVMPDVGACYRALGVVHTTWPVVPGRFKDYISTPKQNDYRSIHTTVIGPGNQRVELQLRTGEMDRIAEFGIAAHAFYKDGAGSPTELLNRESNAFAWLRHTIEMLSESVNPEEFLEHTKLELFHDQVFCFTPKGKLIALPRHANVIDFAYAVHTDVGNSTVGCKINGKFAPLSSQLQNGDEVEVLTSLAQSAPPSAWESLAVTGKARAAIRRATRAAVRGQYVSLGRRIVERLFTRVKIEYADDKLTGALPRLARATIEDVMASVGRGEMRASDVARAMYPDYKEERVGGAGAKKSLAAKLKLKSAPDPARGPSVIPIGGINSNLPIKFAPNGGAVPGDRIVGIITPGEGITIYPIQSPALTDFEEEPERWLDVRWDVDDTTPQRFPARIVVDSLNEPGSLAQVATVIAEHDGNIDNISMTRRSPDFTEMTIDLEVYDLKHLSAIIAQLRAKDVVARVERVNG is encoded by the coding sequence ATGCAGACCGCGACCAATTCGGTCGGGGAGGCTCCGACGCCGGCCGCCCCGGCCCCGGCCAGGCCGCCGCGCCCGCGCATGATGCGCCAGTACGATCTGGTCGAGCGCGTTCGCTCCTACAACCCGGACACCAACGAGGATTTGCTGAATCGGGCCTACGTCTATGCCATGAAGGCCCACGGCGAGCAGATACGGGCGTCGGGCGATCCCTATTTTTCCCATCCGCTCGAGGTCGCGGCCATCCTGACCGGCCTCAAGCTCGACGATGCCACCATCGTCGCGGCGCTGCTGCACGATACCATCGAGGATACCGAGGCCACCCGAGCCGAGATCGACAACATGTTCGGTCACGAGATCGGTACGTTGGTCGAGGGCCTGACCAAGCTCAAACGGCTGGAACTGGTCTCGCGCGAGGCCAAGCAGGCCGAAAACCTGCGCAAGCTGCTGCTGGCGATCGCCGAAGATGTCCGCGTGCTGCTGATCAAGCTTGCCGACCGGCTGCACAACATGCGCACCCTGGAATTCGTGCCGCCGGCGTCGCGCCAGCGCATCGCCGAGGAGACTCTCGACATTTATGCCCCGCTGGCTGGCCGCATGGGCATGCAGGAGATGCGCGAGGAGCTTGAGGATCTGGCGTTCCACACCCTCGATCCGGAAGCCCATGCGGTGGTTTCGCAGCGGCTCGACGCGTTGGCCGAGCGCAACCGAAACCTGATCGGCGAGATCGAGAACCAGCTCACGACCAGTCTCGCGAACAAGGGCATCACCGCGCACGTGAATGGCCGTCGCAAGCAGCCGTTTTCGATCTGGACCAAGATGGAACGAAAATCGGTCGGCTTCGAGCAGCTTTCGGATATTTTTGGATTTCGCGTCGTGATGCCCGATGTCGGAGCCTGCTATCGTGCGCTCGGCGTGGTCCACACGACGTGGCCGGTCGTGCCCGGGCGCTTCAAGGACTACATTTCGACGCCGAAGCAGAACGACTATCGCTCGATCCACACCACCGTGATCGGACCGGGCAACCAGCGTGTCGAACTGCAACTGCGCACCGGGGAGATGGACCGCATCGCCGAATTCGGCATCGCCGCACATGCTTTTTACAAGGATGGGGCGGGTTCGCCGACCGAACTGCTCAACCGCGAATCCAATGCCTTTGCGTGGCTGCGCCACACCATCGAAATGCTGTCGGAGAGCGTCAATCCGGAGGAATTCCTTGAGCACACCAAGCTCGAGTTGTTTCACGACCAGGTGTTCTGCTTCACTCCGAAGGGAAAGCTGATCGCGCTGCCGCGGCACGCCAATGTCATCGACTTTGCCTATGCGGTGCATACGGATGTCGGCAACAGTACGGTGGGTTGCAAGATCAACGGCAAGTTCGCGCCGCTGTCGTCGCAATTGCAGAACGGTGATGAGGTCGAGGTCCTGACGTCGCTCGCCCAGTCCGCGCCGCCATCGGCCTGGGAATCGCTTGCGGTCACGGGCAAGGCGCGGGCCGCGATCCGGCGCGCCACCCGGGCCGCCGTGCGCGGTCAGTATGTCAGCCTTGGCCGGCGGATCGTGGAGCGCCTGTTCACTCGCGTGAAAATCGAATACGCCGACGACAAGCTCACCGGCGCGTTGCCACGGCTGGCGCGCGCCACGATCGAGGATGTGATGGCTTCGGTGGGTCGCGGGGAAATGCGCGCCTCCGATGTCGCGCGCGCGATGTACCCGGACTACAAGGAGGAGCGGGTGGGCGGCGCCGGCGCCAAGAAGAGCCTGGCCGCGAAGCTCAAATTGAAATCGGCGCCGGATCCCGCTCGTGGCCCGTCGGTAATCCCGATCGGCGGCATCAATTCGAATTTGCCGATCAAGTTCGCGCCCAATGGCGGTGCGGTACCGGGCGACCGCATCGTCGGCATCATCACGCCGGGCGAGGGGATCACGATCTATCCGATCCAGTCGCCGGCGCTGACGGATTTCGAGGAAGAGCCGGAGCGCTGGCTCGACGTTCGCTGGGATGTCGACGACACCACGCCGCAGCGGTTTCCGGCGCGCATCGTTGTGGATAGCCTCAACGAGCCCGGCAGCCTCGCGCAGGTCGCGACCGTGATCGCCGAGCACGACGGCAATATCGACAATATCAGCATGACCAGGCGTTCGCCCGACTTCACCGAAATGACCATCGATCTCGAGGTCTACGATCTCAAGCATCTCAGTGCTATCATCGCCCAGTTGCGTGCCAAGGACGTCGTGGCGCGCGTCGAGCGGGTCAATGGCTAG
- the acpS gene encoding holo-ACP synthase, translating to MIIGVGSDLIDIRRVAKVIERHGDRFLNRIFTDAERAKAARRANNEKMAVATYAKRFAAKEACSKALGTGIRHGVWWRDMGVVNMPSGRPSMILTGGALRRLQMLTPQGLEVRIDLSLTDDWPLAQAFVIISAVTPGNL from the coding sequence ATGATCATCGGCGTCGGCTCCGACCTGATCGATATCCGCCGGGTGGCGAAGGTCATCGAGCGTCACGGCGACCGGTTCCTCAATCGCATCTTCACGGACGCCGAGCGGGCGAAGGCCGCGCGCCGCGCCAACAACGAGAAGATGGCGGTGGCGACCTACGCAAAGCGGTTTGCCGCGAAGGAAGCCTGCTCCAAGGCTCTCGGGACCGGAATCCGGCATGGCGTGTGGTGGCGGGACATGGGCGTCGTCAATATGCCGTCCGGGCGGCCCTCCATGATCCTCACGGGCGGGGCGCTGAGGCGGCTGCAAATGCTGACGCCGCAGGGTCTTGAGGTGCGGATAGACCTGAGCCTCACCGACGATTGGCCACTGGCGCAGGCCTTTGTCATAATTTCGGCCGTCACACCGGGCAACCTTTGA
- the rpoZ gene encoding DNA-directed RNA polymerase subunit omega yields the protein MARVTVEDCIDKVDNRFDLVLLAAHRARMISSGSQLTIDRDNDKNPVVSLREIAEQTISPEDMREELVHSLQKFVEVDEPEPDTVPLIGSAGASVDADDTEVAVERMTEEELLKGLEGLAPREEQPEEDE from the coding sequence ATGGCGCGCGTCACCGTGGAAGATTGCATTGACAAGGTCGACAACCGGTTTGACCTGGTTCTTTTGGCCGCGCATCGTGCGCGGATGATTTCGTCGGGTTCGCAACTTACGATTGATCGCGATAACGACAAAAACCCGGTGGTTTCGCTCCGCGAGATTGCCGAGCAAACCATCTCCCCCGAAGATATGCGCGAAGAGCTGGTTCATTCCTTGCAGAAGTTTGTCGAGGTCGACGAGCCCGAGCCCGACACGGTGCCCTTGATCGGCTCGGCCGGGGCGAGCGTCGATGCTGACGACACCGAGGTCGCCGTTGAGCGTATGACAGAGGAAGAGTTGCTGAAGGGTCTGGAGGGGCTCGCACCTCGCGAGGAGCAGCCCGAAGAGGACGAATGA
- a CDS encoding uracil-DNA glycosylase — protein sequence MTTTSRTDTQSRAEPALSGANTASTEPGRDCPLCPRLVDYRLSVRAREPDWFNAPVPSFGDPDAALLIVGLAPGVQGANRTGRPFTGDYAGDLLYATLLKYGFAAGHYQARVDDGLTLVDCRISNAVRCVPPQNKPLPAEINTCRAFLSATLAAMPKLRAIVALGRIAHDSVVKALGLRAKAAPFAHGAVHRAGAVRLYDSYHCSRYNTNTRVLTPEMFESVFAQVRADLEHDPEKWKPVFG from the coding sequence ATGACGACGACTTCGAGGACTGATACGCAGTCGCGCGCCGAGCCCGCTCTGTCCGGCGCAAACACCGCCAGCACAGAACCCGGCCGCGATTGCCCGCTTTGTCCGCGGCTGGTCGATTATCGCCTGTCGGTGCGGGCACGCGAACCGGACTGGTTCAACGCCCCCGTCCCCTCTTTCGGCGACCCCGATGCGGCCTTGCTGATCGTCGGCCTGGCGCCGGGCGTGCAAGGGGCCAACCGCACCGGTCGGCCGTTTACCGGCGATTACGCAGGCGACCTGCTTTACGCCACGCTGCTCAAGTACGGCTTTGCCGCAGGACATTACCAGGCTCGCGTGGATGACGGCCTCACCCTGGTCGATTGCCGCATCAGCAATGCGGTGCGCTGTGTGCCGCCGCAAAACAAGCCGCTGCCGGCCGAGATCAACACCTGCCGCGCGTTTCTGAGCGCCACGCTGGCGGCGATGCCAAAGCTGCGGGCGATTGTCGCGCTCGGCCGCATCGCTCACGATTCCGTGGTGAAGGCACTCGGCCTGCGCGCCAAAGCCGCCCCCTTCGCGCACGGTGCCGTGCATCGTGCCGGTGCGGTCAGGCTCTACGACAGCTATCACTGCTCCCGCTACAACACCAACACCCGCGTCCTGACGCCCGAAATGTTCGAGAGTGTGTTCGCGCAGGTGCGCGCCGACCTGGAGCATGATCCCGAAAAATGGAAACCGGTTTTCGGATAA
- the mscL gene encoding large conductance mechanosensitive channel protein MscL — protein sequence MLKEFREFAMKGNVVDLAVAVIIGAAFGAIVSSMVADVIMPIIGAVTGGLDFSNYFTGLSKTVTATNLADAKKQGAVLAWGNFLTLTLNFLIVAFVLFMVVRFMSKLKRKDEAAPAAPPKPTREEELLTEIRDLLKTKK from the coding sequence ATGCTCAAGGAATTTCGTGAATTTGCGATGAAGGGCAATGTCGTCGATCTCGCGGTCGCCGTCATCATCGGCGCCGCGTTCGGGGCCATCGTCTCCTCGATGGTGGCCGACGTCATTATGCCGATCATTGGCGCTGTCACCGGCGGCCTCGACTTTTCCAACTATTTCACCGGTCTTTCGAAGACCGTTACCGCGACCAACCTTGCGGACGCGAAAAAGCAGGGCGCGGTGCTGGCGTGGGGCAATTTCCTGACGCTGACGCTGAACTTCCTGATCGTGGCCTTCGTGCTGTTCATGGTGGTTCGCTTCATGAGCAAGCTGAAGCGCAAGGATGAGGCAGCACCCGCGGCGCCGCCGAAGCCGACCCGCGAGGAAGAACTGCTGACAGAAATCCGCGATCTCCTGAAAACGAAGAAATAG
- the dapA gene encoding 4-hydroxy-tetrahydrodipicolinate synthase, with protein MASKTKFRGSYTALVTPFKNGSVDEAAFRSLVSWQIGEGVHGLVPVGTTGESPTLSHDEHRKVVEWCIDEARGRVPVIAGAGSNSTREAVDLAVHAEKAGADAVLVVTPYYNKPTQEGMYHHFKTVNDAIGIPIIIYNIPSRSVVDLSVETMARLFELKNIAGVKDATANVARVSLQRHAMGPDFIQLSGEDMTALAFMAAGGHGCVSVVANVAPKLCASLMSAVLKGDYATGLAIQDRLVPLHAAIFKEPGLAGAKHGLKLLGRLDEVVRLPLLPVTPPTGKVIRDAMVHAGLLN; from the coding sequence ATGGCAAGCAAGACGAAGTTCCGGGGATCGTACACCGCCCTGGTGACGCCGTTCAAGAACGGCTCCGTCGATGAGGCCGCCTTCCGCAGCCTCGTGAGTTGGCAGATCGGCGAGGGCGTCCACGGACTGGTGCCGGTCGGAACAACCGGCGAGAGCCCGACGCTGAGCCACGACGAGCACCGCAAGGTGGTGGAATGGTGCATCGATGAGGCGAGGGGCCGGGTCCCGGTGATTGCGGGCGCGGGCTCGAATTCGACCCGCGAGGCGGTCGATCTGGCCGTTCATGCCGAGAAAGCGGGCGCGGACGCGGTGCTGGTAGTGACGCCGTACTACAACAAGCCGACGCAGGAAGGCATGTACCATCACTTCAAGACGGTGAACGACGCGATCGGCATCCCGATCATCATCTATAACATTCCGTCGCGCTCGGTCGTCGATCTCTCCGTGGAAACGATGGCGCGGCTATTCGAGTTGAAGAACATCGCCGGCGTCAAGGATGCCACCGCCAATGTGGCGCGGGTCTCTCTGCAGCGCCATGCGATGGGGCCGGACTTCATCCAGTTGTCGGGCGAGGACATGACGGCGCTCGCTTTTATGGCGGCTGGCGGACACGGCTGCGTCTCGGTGGTCGCCAATGTGGCGCCAAAACTGTGCGCGAGCCTGATGTCCGCGGTGCTGAAGGGCGACTATGCCACCGGACTCGCGATTCAGGATCGGCTGGTGCCGCTGCACGCCGCCATTTTCAAGGAGCCGGGCCTCGCCGGCGCCAAGCACGGTCTCAAGCTGCTCGGCCGGCTTGATGAGGTCGTGCGCCTGCCGCTGCTGCCGGTGACGCCGCCGACCGGAAAGGTCATTCGCGACGCCATGGTGCATGCGGGTTTGCTTAACTGA
- the rnc gene encoding ribonuclease III, with translation MIDELADIKPVPDSDAAIVPSGTEPAEPAPKKKRARTSTKAIMAAIEQRLGHKFADMSLLTTAFTHVSALKSSRGRSDSYQRLEFLGDHVLGLVVSDMLYRAFPKADEGELSKRLAELVRKETCIDVAKSLDLQDGIKLGAVGAGAGARLRRSVLGDICEAVIGAVYLDGGYAAAAAFVERNWLERMRKPVRPLRDPKTVLQEWAQGQGLPTPVYREVERTGPHHDPRFRVAVELPGLEASEGIGGSKRAAEKAAASAMIAREGVK, from the coding sequence ATGATCGACGAATTGGCTGACATCAAGCCGGTCCCGGACTCGGACGCCGCGATCGTGCCGTCCGGCACGGAGCCGGCGGAGCCTGCGCCGAAGAAGAAGCGGGCCCGCACCAGCACCAAGGCGATCATGGCCGCGATCGAACAGCGGCTGGGCCACAAGTTCGCCGATATGTCGCTGCTGACCACGGCCTTCACCCATGTCTCGGCGCTGAAGTCGTCGCGCGGACGCAGCGACAGTTACCAGCGTCTCGAATTTCTCGGCGATCACGTGCTCGGTCTGGTGGTCTCCGACATGCTCTACCGCGCCTTTCCCAAGGCGGACGAGGGCGAACTGTCGAAGCGGCTCGCCGAACTCGTGCGCAAGGAGACCTGTATCGATGTCGCCAAATCGCTCGATCTGCAGGATGGCATCAAGCTCGGCGCGGTCGGCGCCGGCGCCGGCGCGCGGCTGCGCAGGTCCGTGCTCGGGGACATCTGCGAGGCGGTGATCGGCGCGGTCTATCTCGATGGCGGCTATGCGGCTGCTGCCGCCTTCGTCGAGCGCAACTGGCTTGAGCGAATGCGCAAGCCGGTGCGGCCGCTGCGCGATCCCAAGACCGTGCTGCAGGAGTGGGCGCAGGGCCAGGGCCTGCCGACGCCGGTTTACCGCGAAGTGGAGCGCACCGGGCCGCATCACGACCCGCGTTTCCGCGTCGCGGTGGAATTGCCGGGGCTGGAGGCCTCGGAGGGCATCGGCGGCAGCAAGCGCGCGGCGGAGAAGGCTGCGGCATCCGCCATGATCGCCCGTGAAGGTGTAAAGTGA